In Macadamia integrifolia cultivar HAES 741 chromosome 13, SCU_Mint_v3, whole genome shotgun sequence, one DNA window encodes the following:
- the LOC122058854 gene encoding kinesin-like protein KIN-UA, which yields MASGGYRNGNAKGAVRFERPLSLNSNVKSSSFKSKPAPSLSSHSSGIRRSGSGSLGFSGAVKDDAGVPGRVRVAVRLRPRNAEELVADADFADCVELQPELKRLKLRKNNWDSDTYEFDEVLTEFASQKRVYEVVAKPVVESVLEGYNGTVMAYGQTGTGKTFTLGLLGEKDTASRGIMVRSMEDILANISPETDYVSVSYLQLYMETIQDLLDPANDNISIVEDPRTGDVSLPGATVVEVRGQKSFVELLRLGEAHRFAANTKLNTESSRSHAILMVQVKRSVKEREADLPSENGNASHLSKTIRPPVVRKGKLVLVDLAGSERIDKSGSEGHTLEEAKSINLSLSALGKCINALAENSAHVPVRDSKLTRLLRDSFGGTARTSLIVTIGPSPRHRGETASTIMFGQRAMKVENMVKIKEEFDYKSLSRRLEIQLDKIISEHERQQKAFEDEVERLTIEAQNRISEVERNYADLLEKERLKYQKDYMESIKKLEEQWLMDQQKRDKEKIRVEHKDECLDKTCSREGPLVSVTEEVTELKQSLKSETHLRKAAEEELKILKSQQAQWKNSEASANVEILKLHKTLEDEARQKEKLDEEITILRSQLLQLSFEAEERSQNLERGGPGKILSGLDSLVAQVRHPQVRDTGNGQKASIAKLFEQVGLQKILSLLESEDADVRIHAVKVVANLAAEEANQEKIVEAGGLTSLLMLLRGSEDEMIRRVAAGAIANLAMSETNQELIMAQGGIKLLSMTAADAEDPQTLRMVAGAIANLCGNGNLPCIFCCFYDNI from the exons ATGGCTTCTGGTGGTTATAGAAATGGGAATGCAAAGGGGGCAGTGAGGTTCGAGAGGCCTCTCTCCTTGAATTCCAATGTTAAGTCTTCTTCCTTCAAGTCCAAGCCTGCTCCTTCGCTTTCTTCTCATTCGTCTGGTATTCGACGGAGCGGCTCCGGGTCGCTTGGTTTCTCTGGTGCAGTCAAGGATGATGCTGGAG TTCCTGGAAGAGTTCGAGTTGCTGTGAGACTGCGGCCCCGGAATGCGGAGGAGCTTGTGGCCGATGCAGATTTTGCTGATTGTGTAGAATTGCAGCCAGAG CTTAAAAGGTTGAAACTTCGCAAAAACAATTGGGATTCAGACACCTATGAATTTGATGAAGTGCTCACTGAATTTGCATCACAAAAGCGTGTCTATGAAGTTGTGGCAAAACCAGTTGTTGAG AGTGTTCTGGAAGGTTATAATGGGACTGTGATGGCTTATGGGCAAACTGGTACCGGGAAGACTTTTACTCTTGGACTACTGGGAGAGAAGGACACTGCTTCTCGTGGAATTATGGTGCGCTCTATGGAGGATATTCTGGCAAATATTTCTCCGGAGACTGACTACGTATCAGTCTCCTACTTGCAG CTTTACATGGAGACCATCCAGGATCTCCTTGATCCTGCTAATGATAACATTTCCATTGTGGAAGACCCGAGAACTGGAGATGTTTCATTACCGGGTGCAACTGTAGTAGAAGTAAGGGGCCAGAAGAGTTTTGTAGAGCTGCTTCGATTGGGGGAAGCTCATCGGTTTGCTGCAAATACAAAGCTGAATACTGAATCTTCTCGCAGTCATGCTATTCTAATG GTACAGGTTAAAAGGTCTGTCAAGGAAAGAGAAGCAGATCTTCCAAGTGAAAATGGCAATGCCTCCCACTTGAGCAAGACTATAAGACCACCTGTTGTTCGGAAAGGCAAGCTCGTTCTCGTAGATCTTGCTGGTTCAGAGCGTATTGATAAATCAG GAAGCGAGGGGCACACTTTAGAGGAAGCTAAATCTATCAATCTCTCGCTAAGTGCATTAGGAAAGTGCATAAATGCTTTGGCAGAAAATAGTGCACATGTGCCAGTTCGTGACTCAAAGCTTACAAGGTTGCTTCGAGATTCATTTGGGG GTACAGCAAGAACTTCGTTGATTGTAACAATTGGGCCATCTCCACGACACCGAGGAGAGACTGCGAGTACCATAATGTTTGGACAAAGG GCTATGAAGGTGGAGAATATGgtgaaaataaaggaagaatttgattacaaaagtttGTCAAGACGACTTGAGATTCAGTTAGATAAAATTATTTCTGAACACGAAAGACAGCAAAAAGCTTTTGAGGATGAAGTTGAAAGATTAACTATAGAAGCACAAAATCGTATCTCTGAGGTGGAAAGAAACTATGCTGATTTGTTGGAG AAGGAGAGATTGAAATACCAGAAGGACTATATGGAATCCATAAAGAAACTTGAGGAACAGTGGTTAATGGACCAGCAAAAGCGTGATAAAGAGAAAATTAGGGTGGAGCATAAAGACGAATGTTTGGACAAAACATGCAGCAGGGAG GGCCCCTTGGTGTCTGTTACTGAGGAAGTCACTGAGCTCAAACAGTCACTGAAGAGTGAAACTCATTTAAGAAAGGCTGCTGAAGAAGAGTTGAAAATTCTTAAAAGTCAGCAAGCACAATGGAAGAATTCTGAG GCATCTGCAAATGTTGAGATATTAAAGCTCCATAAGACGCTGGAAGACGAGGCACGTCAGAAAGAGAAACTTGACGAAGAAATCACAATACTAAGAAGTCAGTTGTTGCAATTGAGTTTTGAAGCTGAGGAG AGAAGCCAAAATCTTGAAAGAGGTGGTCCTGGAAAAATCTTATCCGGTTTGGATTCCCTCGTGGCTCAAGTTCGGCATCCACAGGTCAGAGATACAGGAAATGGACAAAAAGCCTCCATTGCAAAACTCTTTGAACAAG TTGGATTGCAGAAGATCTTGTCCTTGCTTGAATCAGAAGATGCTGATGTACGAATTCATGCGGTAAAAGTTGTGGCCAATCTGGCAGCTGAAG AAGCAAATCAGGAGAAGATTGTCGAAGCTGGTGGTCTTACATCCTTGCTAATGCTTCTTAGAGGCTCGGAGGATGAGATGATACGCAGAGTAGCTGCTGGTGCGATTGCCAACCTTGCAATGAGTG AAACCAACCAAGAACTTATAATGGCTCAAGGTGGCATTAAGTTGTTGTCAATGACTGCAGCAGATGCTGAGGATCCACAAACTCTTCGAATGGTTGCTGGAGCCATTGCAAATCTCTGTGGAAATGGTAATCTGCCTTGTATCTTCTGTTGTTTTTATGACAATATCTGA